The sequence AGATGCAATACCTTCAAGAACCGAACTGGGAGACATGACTGCCAATGCACCCTTTGGCAGCATATCTTCACTGCGAACAGAAATGGAGTCCCGCATCCTTTATGCATATGAAGTGGACGGGTGTTGTCCCTGTGACGACAGTGTCTGCCGGCTTTAAACAAATAGGAAACACACATGGATCATATTTATTTTATGCGAAAAGCGCTGGCCCAGGCCAAACAGACACTCGCAATAGGGGAATTTCCCGCAGCCGCGATACTGGTCGGCACCGACGGCATCATCGCTTCCGGCGCCCGGACCGGGACCATTGAAAACCGGTTCAACGAAACCGATCATGCCGAGATGCTGGCGCTCAGAAACATGAACCGGATAAAAGCGTCTTCTCCTGCCGGCGGCCTGACGGCGTACTGCACCCTGGAGCCCTGTCTGATGTGTTTTGGAGCGCTTTTGATCAGCGGCGTTACCAATATCGTATATGCCTATGAAGATGCAATGGGCGGCGGCACCCGCTGTGACCTGTCGCGTCTGCCGCCGCTATACCAGAACATGTCCTTCTCGATTGTCCCGCATATTCTGCGCGCTGACAGCCTGGCGCTTTTCAAGACATATTTTTCAAACCCGCAAACGGTTTATCTGAAAAAAAGTTTTTTAGCGGCCTATACCCTCACCCAGCCGTAATTTGCAACTGCGACGAAGACAGCCTGTTGCCAAAGGAACCTCACTATTCTCCTGTAAAATTGCAGGTATATCAATTCTATAAAATTAGCCCTAATTTTTGGAATAGTACCTTCAAAGGACACCTCGGCCGGCAACCGCTATGGTGCAGTTATTCAGTCTCAGGGTACGAATGGTCTAATTAAGCGACTGACATTGAAGCACCCACTTAACTCGCTATGTTCAATTCAACAGTTTATCATATTTTTCTAACCAAAATTTAAAGCAATCAGCATCGGCTGCCGTTTAGAAATCAAATACTTCTATAGAAATAACTCCGAAGTGGTCTTTTTCGAAAAGCCTGCTTTCTATACGATTTCATCAACACAGGAGGAGTTTCCAATGAGAAAAAATCTGCTGGTCCTTACTTTAGTTCTGATGCTGGGATTTTTGTTCATTTCCACTGGTCACGCCAAGCCTTTTTATGACGGGAAAGTCATCAAGGTCATCGCCTCTACCAAGCCGGGCGGCGGCTATGACTGGTACGCGCGCCTGGTTGCCCAATATATGGAAAAGCACCTTCCCGGCAGTACATTTATCGTTAAAAACGTGCCCGGGGCCGGACATATTATCGGCACCAATGAACTTTATATGTCTAAACCGAATGGCCTGACCATCGGCACGTTTAACCGCGCGGTGGGGCTTCCCCAGGTGGTGGGATTAAAAGGCGTCAAATTTGATTTTGCCAAACTGAACTTTCTGGGATCTCCCTGCAGCGAAACATACGCATACATTGTCAACTCGAAAATGTTTAAGGACATTTATGAGGTCAAAAAACACCCTGACAAAATTCGCCTGGCTTCCACCGGTTTGGGAACGGTATCCTATGTAAACCCCATCATGCTATACCAGGCGTGGGATCAGGATAATTTTGCCATTGCCACCGGGTATTCCGGCGCTGAAATGGAAATGGCGCTGATGCGGGGCGAAGCTGACGGCATCTGGAGCTCCACCGCCAGTCGCCAGGCCATCCTTGAAAGCGGTGAAGGGCGCATTGTGCTGTTTGTGGGAAGAAATAAACCAAAAGGCTATGAGGATGTCCCCCTGATTGAGAATGTGCTGACGGATCCAAAAGACAAACCCATCGTCACCCTGCTCCGGGGGATTCAGCTGGTGGGACGTCCCTTTGCCGCTCCTCCCGGCATCCCTGCCGACCGCCTTAAAATTCTGCAGGAGGCTTTTGAAAAGGCCTGTAAAGATCCTGAGGCCGTCGCGATTGCGGAAAAGGGAGACCGCCCAATGGACTTTGTCACCTGGCAGGATGCCCAGGAATGGGCCGAAGGCATGTTGCAACTGTCTCCTGCCGTGGTCGCCAAACTGAAGGAAGCCTTCGGGATTAAATAATCAGAATGAAACGGGGAAGCCTGTTGTTTCCATCCAAAAGGGTTTCTCCGTTTCATAACGGATACATCCTTTTTCCGATGCTTCCAACCCCCTTGGAACGCAAACAAAAGGGTGGGCCCAACAGGTCCACCCTTTTGTTTTTTTATTTATAGCGGTTGTTAA is a genomic window of Desulfobacterales bacterium containing:
- a CDS encoding nucleoside deaminase; this translates as MDHIYFMRKALAQAKQTLAIGEFPAAAILVGTDGIIASGARTGTIENRFNETDHAEMLALRNMNRIKASSPAGGLTAYCTLEPCLMCFGALLISGVTNIVYAYEDAMGGGTRCDLSRLPPLYQNMSFSIVPHILRADSLALFKTYFSNPQTVYLKKSFLAAYTLTQP
- a CDS encoding tripartite tricarboxylate transporter substrate-binding protein, with product MRKNLLVLTLVLMLGFLFISTGHAKPFYDGKVIKVIASTKPGGGYDWYARLVAQYMEKHLPGSTFIVKNVPGAGHIIGTNELYMSKPNGLTIGTFNRAVGLPQVVGLKGVKFDFAKLNFLGSPCSETYAYIVNSKMFKDIYEVKKHPDKIRLASTGLGTVSYVNPIMLYQAWDQDNFAIATGYSGAEMEMALMRGEADGIWSSTASRQAILESGEGRIVLFVGRNKPKGYEDVPLIENVLTDPKDKPIVTLLRGIQLVGRPFAAPPGIPADRLKILQEAFEKACKDPEAVAIAEKGDRPMDFVTWQDAQEWAEGMLQLSPAVVAKLKEAFGIK